One window of Bacillus alkalicellulosilyticus genomic DNA carries:
- a CDS encoding AbrB family transcriptional regulator, with amino-acid sequence MKVMFETYLIGIIGIFIFTILNLPLPWLLGPIVMIVLWKLTLNRETHQPSYFKNGSFITLGIYFGLSFTRETFIVIGPYIVPFAFLTILLLFLCVCHTLLISKWFSIPKTTSILSGIPGGLTEMVAISDSLKGNVGLVTIFQTIRLLTVVLAVPFVVFHLFTPSEIIDIDVSIPVTEERIPIATYFWLLLPIAFALFLRKKIVAAYVVVPLFATAILNVVGVELPLLPNWTVLLAQLAIGVSIGSIIQLRELKIGGRYSLVFFSLTVVTILTAFGLGFVFSILTDVSLDTAMLSFAPGGLIEMVLTAKAIGADASIVSSLQFMRLLIILLLVPPVLKWWLLSKPENRNKELKGITGKSIL; translated from the coding sequence ATGAAAGTTATGTTTGAAACGTATCTCATTGGAATTATTGGTATATTCATATTTACTATTTTAAATCTGCCATTGCCTTGGCTTCTTGGTCCAATCGTCATGATTGTTTTGTGGAAGCTTACGTTAAATCGTGAAACCCACCAGCCAAGCTATTTTAAGAATGGAAGTTTTATTACGTTAGGTATTTATTTTGGCCTATCATTCACTAGGGAAACGTTCATCGTCATCGGCCCTTATATCGTACCTTTTGCTTTTTTAACAATCCTATTACTTTTTTTATGTGTTTGCCATACCCTTTTAATTAGTAAATGGTTTTCAATCCCAAAGACGACAAGTATTTTATCAGGGATACCTGGTGGGTTAACAGAAATGGTTGCTATTAGTGATTCCTTAAAAGGGAATGTGGGCTTAGTCACCATCTTTCAGACGATTCGTTTGTTAACAGTCGTTTTAGCTGTACCTTTTGTAGTGTTTCATTTATTTACACCTTCTGAGATAATAGACATAGACGTAAGCATTCCTGTAACAGAAGAAAGAATCCCTATAGCAACTTACTTCTGGTTGTTACTCCCAATTGCATTTGCTCTCTTTCTTCGAAAAAAGATAGTTGCTGCTTATGTCGTTGTACCATTATTTGCTACCGCTATACTTAATGTTGTCGGAGTAGAACTCCCTTTGCTACCAAATTGGACGGTATTACTTGCCCAGCTCGCTATTGGTGTGAGTATTGGTTCTATTATTCAGTTAAGAGAGTTAAAAATAGGTGGTAGGTATAGCTTAGTATTTTTTAGCTTAACTGTTGTGACAATTCTTACTGCATTTGGTCTTGGCTTCGTTTTTTCTATCCTTACAGACGTATCATTGGATACGGCTATGTTAAGTTTTGCGCCAGGAGGGCTGATTGAAATGGTGTTAACAGCAAAAGCAATTGGTGCAGATGCGTCTATCGTTAGCTCACTTCAGTTTATGCGTCTTCT
- a CDS encoding FAD-dependent oxidoreductase — protein MSNHNQPNAPEPYWRVSTSLPTFPHLAEDIHVDVAVVGGGMTGITTAYLLTKQGIDVALIEADSLANGTTGHTTAKITAQHGLIYDEFIQHFGTEQARLYYEANDNAKQFITSYIEEKQLDAKVNTEDAFLFTNSEQYLSKLENEFRAYEKLGIQGGYQEKVDIPVEIKAAVRMDKQAQFHPLQYLKSLLDDIVAANGKIYENTPAVDIQDGKKPVVITKNGSKISCNHVVCASHYPFKDGSGLYFSRLYADRSYVVAVKPEKEFSGGMYINAETPTRSLRYTIDNNDEKLILVSGEHHKTGQGKSTLEHYRALEEYAKETIGIKDISYRWSAQDLITPDKLPYVGSISTNNPNIYVAAGYRKWGMTNSTVAAHIISDIIQNKHNQYTELYSPSRFVADPSIKKFIKENVNVAKEFITGKLDLPEKSPEDLGLDEGSIVNVNGVRCGAYKNKDGEVFVVDSTCTHMYCEVEWNSGERTWDCPCHGSRYAVDGEVIEGPAKKPLNQMTTL, from the coding sequence ATGTCAAACCATAATCAACCGAATGCCCCAGAACCGTATTGGAGAGTTTCAACCTCATTACCGACGTTTCCACACCTTGCAGAAGATATTCATGTAGATGTAGCAGTGGTTGGGGGAGGTATGACGGGAATAACGACCGCTTATTTATTAACGAAGCAAGGAATTGATGTTGCACTGATCGAGGCAGATTCTCTTGCGAATGGAACAACAGGACATACAACTGCCAAAATTACAGCACAACATGGTTTAATTTATGATGAATTTATCCAGCATTTTGGAACGGAGCAAGCACGTTTATATTACGAAGCAAATGATAATGCGAAACAATTTATCACAAGTTATATAGAGGAAAAGCAGCTTGATGCAAAGGTAAACACGGAAGACGCCTTTTTATTTACAAACTCTGAACAGTATTTATCAAAGCTAGAAAACGAATTTCGAGCTTATGAAAAGTTAGGCATTCAAGGTGGTTATCAAGAAAAAGTAGATATTCCTGTTGAAATAAAAGCGGCAGTAAGAATGGATAAACAAGCGCAATTTCACCCTTTACAATATTTGAAGAGTTTACTTGATGACATTGTAGCTGCAAATGGGAAAATATACGAAAATACACCTGCAGTAGATATCCAGGATGGAAAAAAACCAGTGGTTATTACTAAAAACGGATCAAAGATAAGCTGTAATCATGTTGTATGTGCTTCTCATTATCCATTTAAAGATGGCAGTGGCCTTTATTTTTCAAGGTTGTACGCAGACCGTTCTTATGTAGTAGCGGTTAAACCCGAAAAAGAATTTTCAGGGGGAATGTACATAAACGCAGAAACTCCTACTCGGTCACTTCGGTATACAATCGATAATAATGATGAAAAACTTATTTTAGTGAGTGGGGAACATCATAAAACAGGTCAAGGAAAATCCACATTAGAACATTATCGTGCATTAGAGGAATATGCAAAAGAGACAATAGGAATTAAAGACATCTCCTATCGATGGTCGGCACAGGATTTAATTACACCTGATAAACTTCCATATGTCGGATCGATTTCGACAAACAATCCGAACATATATGTGGCGGCTGGCTATCGTAAGTGGGGAATGACAAATAGTACGGTTGCTGCACATATTATTTCGGACATCATTCAAAACAAACATAATCAATATACAGAGCTTTATAGTCCATCTCGCTTTGTGGCTGACCCAAGTATTAAAAAGTTTATTAAAGAAAATGTAAATGTGGCAAAAGAATTTATCACAGGAAAGTTAGACCTACCCGAAAAAAGTCCAGAAGATTTAGGGTTGGATGAGGGCTCAATTGTAAATGTTAATGGGGTCCGATGTGGGGCTTATAAAAATAAAGACGGTGAAGTGTTTGTTGTAGATTCCACTTGTACTCATATGTACTGTGAGGTGGAGTGGAATTCAGGAGAAAGAACATGGGATTGTCCGTGCCATGGTTCAAGATATGCTGTAGACGGAGAAGTCATTGAAGGACCAGCTAAAAAACCGTTAAATCAAATGACAACATTATAA